The Clostridium sporogenes region CAGTTATAGAGATATAAATAAATTATTATTTGCTACTGCTGTAATTGTAGATGTTGATGCGTCAAATAATCCTATATTATTTGTTGAAGCTTACAAGGGTGTTAGAGAAGAATCCAATCAAAAAGATAGATTAGTATTTAAAGGTACTGGTAAAACTTTACTAGATGCTCTTAAAAATATTAATTTAAGTTCTTCAAATGAACTAAACTATGAACAAACAAAAGCAATTATATTTACAGAGAATGCTGCTAATATAGGTTTAGAAAAGTTTATAGACATCTTTGAAAGAGAGCAGCAATTTATAATGAGAGCTAATTTTTGTATATTTGAAGGAACTGGAGATGAATTATTAAACATAAAGATACCGGATGAAAAATTTCTTGGAATTTTTGTTTATGATTTAATAAGAAATATAAATACATCCTCTAGTGCCGTAAAATTAACATTAAATGAATTATTAAATAAAAGACTTATGAAAGATAGAACTGCTGTATCAAGCTTTATACAATTTAACAGGAGAGAAAATGAAAATAAAATATTCCTAAATGGTGGTGCCATTATAACCAAGGATAAATATGTATCAAGACTTTCCGCAGAGGAAACTAAGGGATATAATTTTCTAGTTAATAAAGTTTCTAAAGGTGTATTTCAAATTTCTAATCCTCAGGATAAAAATAAATTAATAACTTTAGAAATATTATCTAGTAAGACCAGAACTAAAATTGAGTATGTAAATGGTTCTATCCATTTAACTAAAAAAATCAAGACCATATGTACCATAGGAGAAAGTCAAGGAAGATTTTACGGCAATAAAAATGAAATAGATAAATTGGAAGCATTAGCAGCCGAAGAAATAAATAAACTTACTTCTTCTGTATTTTCCAAATTTCAAAAGAATAATTTAGATATATTTGATATAGAAAATGATGTGTATATTAAGTATCCTAAATTAAATATTGAAAATATGATTTTAAATACTGAGCTAAAAACTGAAATAGAAGTAGAAATTAGAAATAGTGCTGATATTATCTCATAAATATCATAGAGTTAACACAACCTTTTTTATATAAAGTTAATACTAAATAATAAAATGATACTGTGGCAAAATTTGTATTAACCCAATTCTTATTATTTAAAAATTACTAATAGCAGATACAAATAATTACTTGTATCTGCTATTTATTATTAATATTATTTTCCTATATCTTTTCTATAATATATGCCCTCAAAATCTATTTTTTTCATCTTGTCATAGGCCTTTTTTATAGATTCTTCTAAAGTTTCTCCTAAGGCTTGAGTACACAACACTCTTCCACCATTAGTTAAAAGCTTGTTATTTTCTAATTTAACTCCTGCTCCAAATATTCCCTCTAAATTCTCTATCCCATTTATTAAAAATCCTTTTTTATAATTTCCAGGATATCCTTTAGATGCTGCTATAACACAGGTAGAATAAGCTTTTTCCCACTTTATATTTGCATTTTTTAATTCTTTATTTATTGATATTAATATTAAATCTAGTAAATCACTTTCCATTAAAGGAAGAACAGCTTCCGTTTCTGGATCTCCCATTCTCAAATTATATTCAAGAAGATACGGTCCTTTTTTAGTTATCATTATGCCAAAGAAAATTATTCCTGAAAATTTTAGATTTTCTTCCTGTAGTCCTTTTAGGGTTGGTTTTAATATATTTTTATCAAAATCCTTTAATACTTCTTCTGTACAATAAGGATTAGGGGATATAACTCCCATTCCCCCTGTATTTGAACCTAATCCACCATCATATATTTGTTTATGATCCTTTGAGGATATGAAAGGTATTATAGTTTCTCCGTCAGTTATAGATAGTATAGAAGCCTCTGGGCCTTCTAAAAACTCTTCTATAACAACTCTTTTACCTGCACCATTAAATTTATCCTTAGTCATAAATTCTTCTAAGGTATTTTTACTTTCTTCAAATGAGTTACTTATAACAACTCCCTTTCCCGCTGCTAATCCATCTGCTTTTATTACCACTGGGTGCTCACTATTCTTTAAATATTCTAAAGCCTTTTCCTCTTCTTCAAAAACTTCATAAGCTGCAGTTTTAATATTATATTTTTTCATAAAGTCCTTTGCAAAGGCCTTACTTCCCTCTAATAAAGCGGCTTTTTTATCTGGTCCAAATATATTAAGTCCCTTATCCTTAAATAAATCTACTATGCCATCCATTAAAGGTACTTCTGGACCTACAATAGTTAAATGCACATTATTTTTCAAAGCAAATTCTAATAGTTCTTCATTGGATGAAATTTTTATATTTTCACACTTATTCTCCAGTGCAGTACATCCATTTCCTGGAGCACAAAATATTTTTTCTACTAAAGGATTTTTACCTATCTTCCAAGCTATAGCATGCTCTCTTCCACCAGAACCAATTATCAATATTTTCATGTTTTTTACCCCTTTAATATATTTAATTCCCATACATTAATCAATTCTAATATTGAGATGGAATT contains the following coding sequences:
- a CDS encoding Ger(x)C family spore germination protein, with amino-acid sequence MKRFIAVLLVFSNIFLQGCFSYRDINKLLFATAVIVDVDASNNPILFVEAYKGVREESNQKDRLVFKGTGKTLLDALKNINLSSSNELNYEQTKAIIFTENAANIGLEKFIDIFEREQQFIMRANFCIFEGTGDELLNIKIPDEKFLGIFVYDLIRNINTSSSAVKLTLNELLNKRLMKDRTAVSSFIQFNRRENENKIFLNGGAIITKDKYVSRLSAEETKGYNFLVNKVSKGVFQISNPQDKNKLITLEILSSKTRTKIEYVNGSIHLTKKIKTICTIGESQGRFYGNKNEIDKLEALAAEEINKLTSSVFSKFQKNNLDIFDIENDVYIKYPKLNIENMILNTELKTEIEVEIRNSADIIS
- the purD gene encoding phosphoribosylamine--glycine ligase, which produces MKILIIGSGGREHAIAWKIGKNPLVEKIFCAPGNGCTALENKCENIKISSNEELLEFALKNNVHLTIVGPEVPLMDGIVDLFKDKGLNIFGPDKKAALLEGSKAFAKDFMKKYNIKTAAYEVFEEEEKALEYLKNSEHPVVIKADGLAAGKGVVISNSFEESKNTLEEFMTKDKFNGAGKRVVIEEFLEGPEASILSITDGETIIPFISSKDHKQIYDGGLGSNTGGMGVISPNPYCTEEVLKDFDKNILKPTLKGLQEENLKFSGIIFFGIMITKKGPYLLEYNLRMGDPETEAVLPLMESDLLDLILISINKELKNANIKWEKAYSTCVIAASKGYPGNYKKGFLINGIENLEGIFGAGVKLENNKLLTNGGRVLCTQALGETLEESIKKAYDKMKKIDFEGIYYRKDIGK